The Nitratidesulfovibrio sp. SRB-5 genome includes a window with the following:
- a CDS encoding branched-chain amino acid ABC transporter permease, translated as MQKYTLNAALAALCLGLVLLAQFNVIDQYTQTVLMFMGINIIFASSLNVVNGYMGEFSCGHAGFMCVGAYASSVLSVVLFTSNKLVGDALLPPELAPMLFPVVLIVAGLVSSVFGLLVALPSFRTRGDYLAIITIAANYIVISVIENLDIIGGPRGFHGMKRVINGMRDMVDIPWMFIWVILGTLFSVWLLRRLVNSTYGKGISAVCQDEVAAEIMSVDTNHVKLVAFMVSSGLAGVAGALYAHVYGYVNPQAFNILKSTEGLVMVYLGGMASLSGSVMAAILFTLLLESLRFVIPGLDAALHAVNLLPAGYELSQVWKWVLIPLILILLMQFRPEGIMGNRELSGVFPKLRRFYTFK; from the coding sequence ATGCAGAAATACACCCTCAACGCCGCACTGGCGGCGCTGTGCCTTGGCCTTGTGCTGCTGGCGCAGTTCAACGTCATAGACCAGTACACCCAGACGGTGCTCATGTTCATGGGCATCAACATCATCTTCGCCAGCAGCCTGAACGTCGTGAACGGCTACATGGGCGAGTTCTCGTGCGGGCACGCCGGGTTCATGTGCGTGGGCGCCTACGCCTCGTCGGTGCTTTCGGTGGTGCTGTTCACCTCCAACAAGCTGGTGGGCGACGCGCTGCTGCCGCCGGAACTGGCCCCCATGCTGTTCCCCGTGGTGCTGATCGTGGCCGGGCTTGTCTCGTCGGTGTTCGGCCTGCTGGTGGCGCTGCCCTCGTTCCGCACGCGCGGCGACTACCTGGCCATCATCACCATCGCCGCCAACTACATCGTCATTTCGGTCATCGAGAACTTGGACATCATCGGCGGCCCGCGTGGCTTTCACGGCATGAAGCGGGTCATCAACGGCATGCGCGACATGGTGGACATCCCCTGGATGTTCATCTGGGTGATTCTGGGCACGCTGTTCTCGGTGTGGCTGCTGCGCCGCCTGGTCAACTCCACGTACGGCAAGGGCATTTCCGCCGTGTGCCAGGACGAGGTGGCCGCCGAGATCATGAGCGTGGACACCAACCACGTGAAGCTGGTGGCCTTCATGGTGTCGTCCGGCCTCGCCGGGGTGGCCGGTGCGCTGTACGCCCACGTGTACGGCTACGTGAACCCGCAGGCCTTCAACATCCTGAAGTCCACGGAAGGCCTGGTCATGGTCTACCTTGGCGGCATGGCCTCGCTGTCCGGTTCGGTCATGGCGGCCATCCTGTTCACGCTGCTGCTCGAATCGCTGCGCTTCGTCATTCCCGGTCTGGATGCGGCCCTGCACGCGGTCAACCTGTTGCCCGCCGGGTACGAACTGAGCCAGGTGTGGAAGTGGGTGCTCATCCCGCTCATCCTCATCCTGCTCATGCAGTTCCGGCCCGAAGGCATCATGGGCAACCGCGAGCTTTCGGGCGTTTTCCCGAAGCTGCGCCGCTTCTACACGTTCAAATAG
- a CDS encoding ABC transporter ATP-binding protein produces MPLLEMKGVTQRFGGLQAVSDFNISLEERKLIALIGPNGAGKTTVFNLVSGFYQPTEGQIIFDGQPTAGLRPHQVTARGIARTFQNIRLWHEMSVLDNIRIAQHHRLGYTIWDAFLRTGRFTRSEGNIDAIAWEMLEAMDLKDAAHELPRNLPYGLQRRVEIARAMSIRPKLLLLDEPAAGLNSADVDGLIKLIRWIHDEFDIAIWMIEHQMKVVMSLCEWIKVIDFGSTIAEGTPEEIQSNPVVIKAYLGDDTI; encoded by the coding sequence ATGCCGCTGCTTGAAATGAAAGGCGTGACGCAACGCTTCGGCGGGTTGCAGGCCGTTTCCGACTTCAACATATCGCTGGAAGAGCGCAAGCTCATCGCGCTTATCGGTCCCAACGGCGCGGGCAAGACCACGGTGTTCAACCTGGTCTCCGGGTTCTACCAGCCCACCGAAGGGCAGATCATCTTCGACGGCCAGCCCACGGCCGGCCTGCGCCCGCATCAGGTGACGGCGCGGGGCATTGCCCGCACCTTCCAGAACATCCGGCTGTGGCACGAGATGAGCGTGCTGGACAACATCCGCATCGCCCAGCATCACCGCCTTGGCTACACCATCTGGGACGCCTTTCTGCGTACCGGCCGTTTTACCAGAAGCGAAGGCAACATCGACGCCATCGCCTGGGAAATGCTGGAGGCCATGGACCTGAAGGACGCCGCGCACGAACTGCCCCGCAACCTGCCCTACGGGTTGCAGCGCCGGGTGGAGATTGCCCGCGCCATGTCCATCAGGCCGAAGCTGCTGCTGCTGGACGAACCGGCGGCGGGGCTGAACTCGGCGGACGTGGACGGGCTGATCAAGCTCATCCGCTGGATTCACGACGAGTTCGACATCGCCATCTGGATGATCGAACACCAGATGAAGGTGGTCATGAGCCTGTGCGAATGGATCAAGGTCATCGATTTCGGTAGCACCATTGCCGAAGGAACGCCGGAGGAAATCCAGTCCAACCCGGTGGTCATCAAGGCATACCTGGGAGACGATACGATCTGA
- a CDS encoding ABC transporter ATP-binding protein, giving the protein MLLSIENLYVKYGNIEALHGLSFHVNEGEIVTLIGANGAGKSTTLKSIMRLPPPEAPKVSGGDILFKGKSLLNVEPHDVVSKLHIALVPEGRHIFGNLTVMENLMLATYARKNDPAISRDLERIFDLFPRLAERRTQRSDTLSGGEQQMLAVGRALMTSCEVLLLDEPSMGLAPLLMYEMFRTLKELNREGLTIIVVEQNARLALQVASRGYVLDTGEIVAQGPSDSLLNDPEVKKAYLGG; this is encoded by the coding sequence ATGCTGCTCTCCATCGAGAATCTCTACGTAAAGTACGGCAATATCGAGGCGTTGCACGGCCTTTCGTTCCATGTGAACGAAGGGGAGATCGTCACCCTCATCGGGGCCAACGGCGCGGGCAAATCGACCACGCTGAAGTCCATCATGCGCCTGCCCCCGCCGGAGGCGCCCAAGGTCAGCGGCGGCGACATCCTGTTCAAGGGCAAGTCGCTGCTGAACGTGGAACCGCACGACGTGGTCAGCAAGCTGCACATCGCGCTGGTGCCCGAAGGGCGGCACATCTTCGGCAACCTGACGGTGATGGAAAACCTGATGCTGGCCACCTACGCCCGCAAGAACGACCCGGCCATCAGCCGCGACCTGGAACGGATCTTCGACCTGTTCCCCCGCCTGGCGGAGCGGCGCACCCAGCGCAGCGACACCCTGTCCGGCGGCGAACAGCAGATGCTGGCCGTGGGCCGCGCGCTGATGACCAGCTGCGAGGTGCTGCTGCTGGACGAACCGTCCATGGGCCTTGCTCCGCTGCTGATGTACGAGATGTTCCGCACCCTCAAGGAACTGAACCGCGAGGGGCTGACCATCATCGTGGTGGAACAGAACGCCCGCCTTGCCTTGCAGGTGGCCAGCCGCGGCTACGTGCTGGACACCGGCGAGATCGTGGCGCAGGGCCCGTCCGATTCGCTGCTGAACGACCCGGAAGTGAAGAAGGCCTATCTCGGCGGGTAG
- a CDS encoding Calx-beta domain-containing protein, with protein sequence MTRSPQGAAGRGAAPATDPVTLLLPAAGQELHYDANADSRFALGFPTDAAALDRNGDDLVFSFPDGGRIVLSGFFEGNNADLLPEFSLPEGGTVSGYDFLAALEPDLLPAAGPGAGAGAAGGGVGDYSDDPGSLIASIDRLDPLTPFFWNSAVEPTLEAEGPLDPASGSLGSSLQLVGPDGTLVGTLHGYEDNQPGQHLPGANDGSVDAHAGDGTELPLQFVLVFTPADNEVLDQITLTGFTPGTRISIGNADFDDAGDIVVTGSGQAITLTAAQLASGIYLRPPQDSSADMGITVTATITDPDSGLSATIGGSFTIVIDAVADRPGITDPDGLALAGSEETTVTIPVSATFHDLDGSERHYVEIDGVPGDWTLDMGSLPAGWTLVSTVTEDGLSTLRFEVTEAAANNDGAVSASLTFNPHDWSDARLNDGTPNPHGAAELTVTAIAQETAVPGERTDNDTATSDTATIVVSRAEDIPTVTVTGGNALVLTVDESAKQQHDDKALSALSPTAQGILSALGLADAPLSASDGQVRYNLGTDGAGDPNPASDSQLSLAWNLDQIATDLAGLKTADGSAITWSVQAVDGHDVLVGTSGGKTACVVILADNDGILSNGANTATVTFVQYMPLHHDVANNGDDIKDLPFTFTVTDDEGDSVDATVLVNVHDDGPKATADTATFNEATDAAASGNVLGNDTPGVDGWAHGGPSVARWNNVRVTDSDGSTPAHTYKVYTGMDADGSPTGPAGSGTIAPGTYYIYDATTKEFAGTLTLGADGSYRFTRAEGQDIDDKFQIKVNYTTSADSDGDTASSTLTINVTPAPRLELSITGDTSVHEDPGNSSGMSNVAHYTIAMDYAGHGDAAADKASGTFSFDVTLKGVSELPAGTPSSVHYDNDLADNGGASGNISQTGDIVWMVPTVDGAGNITSWTATSTTDLESALNEALKAYYGTDSAGNAHVTVEMDSALKLTFTVRDGAPLKDLPLAIQAVDDMVGDDGERYGVVVGNLTLGDDTPGSFDVAITRNKVDTTIHDEGNGQNSDGFLLGLVDGSVQESSRDAGVEVRLYVNSGNGDYYTGDAPVQDVTVRLDFSDGSAKADADYFESGSCTIPAGAWTLVTTTDGSGNTVSYYKAIIPVQLADDRLSEGAEGFEVKITGVSGHEAGVFGDGSATVTITDDTAPGHEPKLDGPELQYFGPETVVREPVAPGESAGFDTDGNNTSGDGSVNTVGYTIILTDVAAEDVVVWLKLDDASLGKDFRLGEGVHDAATATGLPGYAEKPDGANYYVIVKAGEASARFTVDILHDHDTASVDGGVDSGTDAVSWTIVDMQGSEVVYDTTAPASTGDAIADDMRGPVVSITELDVTQPGGGTSEIVVSLKEGTPVNEDVAVTLELVKSDGTTETHTVVIEQGKTSATLDLTVPNTDYYHVRIVGSTGGETRIDDTFRFVDVGNGGGSGPFNGRLVLSLDASDSIVENGGVASYTITGHLPDNYMPLLNGDVTFTLKTYGNSATQGTDYSEGEVTVTLSAELLARIKYFEGGDFTLKLTDDGNGNIVATICDSNGTPFTPILPGAIKVTGDLPAAIDDNRVEGDEAFTTIITGTSSNATVSGSDGGMAETTIKDDDAPLVKVEVTGGLDEHGNAHEGQGPVTITVSLVDAHGNPLDPANGPITLELTFGGDATRGTDFAPYTTTVTILPGQNGKATVSVALPDDYISDGNKTLSVTATIKGNDPYNDYGDTLAGISGTTETPLTIIESVNGPTATLVAGSTSVSEDGGSAAFRLTMDKAVEEPVEFVVDVKFNEGMNGNDLKGITVGGVTYRPGEGNGDGTVTVTEVLDGDGNVTGWQLHLTVDKGASGAAFSVDAANDRLSEGNETFTVSVSNAGDLKGEVTLADSTPIEVTVTDSLDGPAVTMSAPATVNEGDSADITLAFSKAVQGEDVTVTMKVDIDALEPDATDPSVHSATVTINGSPQVVAIAADGTLSFTVPVGTPAGNVTVSFPTADTTGAVGDNASLSVELVSVTGGEASVGGAPAMTGTYVEEGTGYVTYAVAANAATTSTSTVTYTLNGVAAATDVSSIKVGNATISTIAIGGGAVTGFTLGGVTYTADGAGGFVDGLGNAAPLSLSLSGGKLAISMAQGAGTIGATITVTFADNANSTANRANATVSGAIVLGAAVVEITDTTQPIVAEDLHLVVLGDAASGVTLPDSVLLSAATDPSAHAEGMVFGIAGGLGVTDDGSGNLTLSGLVDGSHQYTYTAADAGDANDTNDATLHVTVQATVTDGDGAPLGHDYDGSSVTHAQVVVGSGQGDTITGGGGNDHLYGGAGDDHLYGGAGNDVLHGGDGNDVLHGGDGNDYLDGGAGVNTLYGGAGDDTLVLRDTGGSTGVADGHLDSHDFAGLHGGDGYDTLLVQGDDVTLDFSRITAGTVTGIEGIDLTAHGAQHVILSLDDLASSDTGSLAVVFGEAPALSGSTAASSEHAADGSVTFTAAGGDSVTLTGLTSTQIASIGDLTDTHDHQLLIHQVVSSTSGG encoded by the coding sequence ATGACCCGTTCCCCGCAGGGTGCCGCCGGGCGCGGCGCCGCCCCCGCCACCGACCCCGTCACGTTGCTCCTGCCCGCCGCCGGGCAGGAGCTCCACTACGACGCCAACGCCGATTCCCGCTTCGCCCTGGGCTTTCCCACCGACGCCGCTGCCCTGGACCGCAACGGCGACGACCTGGTGTTCAGCTTTCCCGACGGTGGCCGCATCGTGCTTTCCGGGTTTTTCGAAGGCAACAACGCCGACCTGCTGCCGGAATTCAGCCTTCCCGAAGGCGGCACCGTTTCCGGCTACGATTTTCTGGCCGCGCTGGAGCCCGACCTGCTGCCCGCCGCGGGCCCCGGCGCGGGCGCGGGCGCGGCCGGTGGGGGCGTTGGCGACTACAGCGACGACCCTGGCAGCCTCATCGCGAGTATTGACCGGCTGGATCCGCTGACGCCGTTCTTCTGGAACAGCGCCGTGGAACCCACCCTGGAAGCCGAAGGCCCGCTGGATCCTGCATCGGGCTCCCTTGGCTCTTCCCTGCAACTGGTGGGGCCTGACGGCACCCTGGTCGGCACCCTGCACGGGTACGAGGACAACCAGCCCGGCCAGCACTTGCCCGGAGCCAACGACGGTTCCGTGGATGCCCACGCTGGCGACGGCACGGAACTGCCGCTGCAATTCGTCCTTGTCTTCACCCCCGCGGATAACGAAGTACTCGACCAGATCACCCTCACCGGGTTCACCCCCGGCACGCGCATCAGCATAGGCAATGCGGACTTCGACGATGCGGGCGACATCGTGGTCACCGGTTCCGGCCAGGCCATCACCCTGACCGCCGCGCAACTCGCCTCGGGCATCTACCTGCGCCCGCCGCAGGACAGCTCGGCGGACATGGGCATCACGGTCACCGCAACCATCACCGATCCCGATTCCGGGCTGTCCGCCACCATCGGCGGCAGCTTCACCATCGTCATCGACGCCGTGGCCGACAGGCCGGGCATCACCGATCCGGATGGCCTCGCGCTTGCGGGCAGCGAGGAAACGACGGTCACCATTCCCGTCTCCGCCACCTTCCACGACCTTGACGGCTCGGAACGCCACTACGTCGAAATCGACGGCGTGCCCGGCGACTGGACGCTGGACATGGGCAGCCTGCCCGCAGGCTGGACGCTGGTTTCCACCGTCACCGAAGACGGCCTGTCCACCCTGCGCTTCGAGGTGACCGAAGCGGCGGCGAACAACGATGGCGCGGTTTCGGCGTCGCTGACGTTCAACCCGCACGACTGGTCCGACGCCCGGCTGAACGACGGCACCCCCAACCCCCACGGCGCGGCGGAACTGACCGTAACCGCCATCGCGCAGGAAACCGCCGTGCCCGGCGAGCGGACGGACAACGACACCGCCACGTCCGACACCGCCACCATTGTCGTTTCCCGCGCGGAAGACATCCCCACCGTCACCGTGACCGGCGGCAACGCCCTCGTGCTGACCGTGGATGAATCGGCAAAACAACAGCACGACGACAAGGCCCTGTCGGCCCTGTCCCCCACCGCGCAAGGAATCCTTAGCGCTCTTGGCCTTGCGGACGCGCCCCTTTCCGCCTCCGACGGCCAGGTGAGGTACAACCTCGGCACGGACGGCGCGGGCGACCCGAACCCGGCCTCGGACAGCCAGCTTTCGCTGGCGTGGAACCTTGACCAGATCGCAACAGACCTTGCCGGGTTGAAAACCGCCGACGGCTCCGCCATCACGTGGAGCGTGCAGGCCGTGGACGGCCACGACGTGCTGGTGGGCACGAGCGGCGGCAAGACGGCCTGCGTGGTCATCCTTGCCGACAACGACGGCATCCTTTCCAACGGGGCGAACACCGCCACCGTCACCTTTGTCCAGTACATGCCCTTGCACCACGATGTGGCGAACAATGGCGACGACATCAAGGATCTGCCCTTCACCTTCACCGTCACCGACGACGAGGGCGATTCCGTCGACGCCACGGTGCTGGTGAACGTGCACGACGACGGGCCCAAGGCCACGGCGGACACGGCCACCTTCAACGAAGCCACGGACGCGGCCGCCAGCGGCAATGTGCTGGGCAACGACACGCCCGGCGTGGACGGTTGGGCCCATGGCGGCCCCTCGGTCGCGCGCTGGAACAACGTCCGCGTCACCGACTCGGACGGTTCCACCCCCGCGCACACCTACAAGGTGTACACGGGCATGGATGCGGACGGCTCGCCGACCGGCCCCGCCGGTTCCGGCACCATCGCCCCCGGCACCTACTACATCTACGACGCCACCACCAAGGAATTCGCGGGCACGCTAACGCTCGGCGCGGATGGCTCGTACCGCTTCACCCGTGCCGAAGGGCAGGACATCGACGACAAGTTCCAGATCAAGGTCAATTACACCACCAGCGCGGACAGCGACGGCGATACCGCATCATCGACGCTGACCATCAACGTCACGCCCGCTCCCAGGCTGGAGCTTTCCATAACCGGCGACACCTCGGTGCACGAAGACCCGGGCAACAGTTCCGGCATGTCCAACGTCGCGCACTACACCATTGCCATGGATTACGCCGGGCACGGCGACGCGGCGGCGGACAAGGCCAGCGGCACCTTCAGCTTCGACGTGACGCTGAAAGGCGTTTCCGAACTGCCCGCCGGCACCCCGTCCTCCGTCCATTACGACAACGACCTTGCGGACAACGGCGGGGCCAGCGGCAACATCAGCCAGACCGGCGACATCGTCTGGATGGTGCCCACGGTGGACGGGGCAGGCAACATCACCTCTTGGACGGCCACGTCCACGACCGATCTCGAAAGCGCCCTGAACGAGGCGCTCAAGGCGTACTACGGCACGGACAGCGCCGGTAACGCCCATGTCACCGTGGAGATGGATTCCGCCCTCAAGCTCACCTTCACCGTGCGCGACGGCGCGCCGCTGAAGGATCTGCCCCTTGCCATCCAGGCCGTGGACGACATGGTGGGCGACGACGGCGAAAGGTACGGCGTCGTGGTGGGCAACCTGACGCTGGGCGACGACACGCCCGGCTCGTTCGACGTGGCCATCACCAGGAACAAGGTAGACACCACCATCCACGACGAAGGCAACGGCCAGAACAGCGACGGCTTTCTGCTGGGGCTGGTGGACGGCTCGGTGCAGGAAAGCAGCAGGGACGCGGGCGTGGAAGTGCGCCTGTACGTCAATTCGGGCAACGGGGACTACTACACCGGTGACGCGCCGGTGCAGGACGTGACCGTCAGGCTGGACTTCTCGGACGGCAGCGCCAAGGCCGACGCCGACTACTTCGAAAGCGGCTCCTGCACCATTCCCGCCGGGGCGTGGACGTTGGTGACGACCACGGACGGCAGCGGCAACACCGTCAGCTACTACAAGGCCATCATTCCCGTGCAGCTTGCCGATGACCGGCTGAGCGAAGGCGCGGAGGGGTTCGAGGTCAAGATCACCGGCGTTTCCGGTCATGAGGCGGGCGTGTTTGGCGACGGTTCCGCCACCGTCACCATCACGGACGATACGGCACCCGGCCACGAGCCGAAGCTGGACGGCCCGGAGTTGCAGTACTTCGGCCCGGAAACCGTGGTGCGCGAGCCCGTGGCCCCCGGAGAATCCGCCGGGTTCGACACGGACGGCAACAACACCTCCGGGGACGGTTCGGTGAACACCGTGGGCTACACCATCATCCTCACCGATGTGGCGGCGGAGGACGTCGTGGTGTGGCTGAAGCTGGACGACGCCAGCCTCGGCAAGGACTTCAGGCTCGGCGAGGGCGTGCATGACGCCGCCACGGCCACCGGCCTGCCCGGCTACGCCGAAAAGCCGGACGGTGCCAACTACTACGTCATCGTCAAGGCGGGCGAAGCCTCGGCCCGGTTCACCGTGGACATCCTGCACGACCACGACACCGCAAGTGTTGACGGCGGCGTGGATTCCGGAACCGATGCCGTGTCGTGGACCATCGTGGACATGCAGGGCAGCGAGGTGGTGTACGACACGACCGCCCCCGCCAGCACCGGCGATGCCATCGCCGACGACATGCGCGGCCCGGTGGTGTCCATCACAGAACTGGACGTCACGCAACCCGGCGGCGGCACGTCCGAAATCGTCGTGAGCCTGAAAGAAGGCACACCCGTCAACGAAGACGTTGCCGTCACCCTCGAACTGGTGAAGAGCGACGGCACCACGGAGACGCACACCGTGGTCATCGAACAGGGCAAGACCTCCGCCACGCTTGATCTCACGGTGCCGAACACCGACTACTACCACGTGCGCATCGTGGGCAGCACCGGCGGCGAAACCCGGATCGACGACACCTTCCGCTTCGTGGACGTGGGCAACGGTGGCGGCTCCGGCCCCTTCAACGGGCGGCTGGTGCTGTCGCTGGATGCGTCGGACTCCATCGTCGAGAACGGCGGCGTGGCCAGCTACACCATCACCGGGCACCTGCCCGACAACTACATGCCGCTGCTGAACGGCGACGTCACCTTCACCCTGAAGACCTACGGCAACAGCGCCACCCAGGGCACGGACTACTCCGAAGGCGAAGTGACCGTGACCCTGAGCGCGGAACTGCTGGCCCGCATCAAGTACTTCGAGGGCGGCGACTTCACGCTGAAGCTCACCGACGACGGGAACGGCAATATCGTTGCCACCATCTGCGACAGCAACGGCACCCCCTTCACCCCTATCCTGCCGGGGGCCATCAAGGTGACGGGCGACCTGCCCGCCGCCATTGACGACAATCGCGTGGAAGGCGACGAGGCCTTCACCACCATCATCACCGGCACCAGTTCCAATGCCACTGTCTCCGGCAGCGACGGCGGCATGGCCGAAACCACCATCAAGGACGACGACGCGCCGCTGGTGAAGGTGGAAGTGACCGGCGGGCTTGATGAACACGGCAACGCCCACGAAGGCCAGGGTCCCGTCACCATCACCGTCAGCCTGGTGGACGCCCACGGCAACCCGCTGGACCCCGCCAACGGGCCCATCACCCTTGAACTGACCTTTGGCGGCGACGCCACGCGCGGAACCGACTTCGCGCCCTACACCACCACCGTGACCATCCTGCCCGGCCAGAACGGCAAGGCCACGGTCAGCGTGGCGCTGCCGGACGACTACATATCCGACGGCAACAAGACGCTGAGCGTGACGGCCACCATCAAGGGCAACGACCCGTACAACGACTACGGCGACACCCTTGCGGGCATATCCGGCACCACGGAAACACCCCTGACCATCATCGAGAGCGTGAACGGCCCCACGGCCACACTGGTCGCGGGCAGTACCTCCGTGTCCGAAGATGGCGGCAGCGCCGCCTTCCGCCTGACCATGGACAAGGCGGTGGAAGAACCCGTCGAGTTCGTCGTGGACGTGAAGTTCAACGAAGGCATGAACGGCAACGACCTCAAGGGCATCACCGTGGGCGGGGTTACCTACCGTCCGGGTGAAGGCAACGGGGACGGAACCGTCACGGTCACCGAGGTCCTCGACGGCGATGGCAACGTGACCGGCTGGCAGTTGCACCTTACCGTGGACAAGGGCGCTTCCGGCGCGGCGTTCAGCGTGGACGCCGCCAACGACCGCCTGTCCGAAGGCAACGAAACCTTCACCGTGTCCGTCTCCAACGCGGGCGACCTGAAGGGCGAAGTGACCCTTGCGGACAGCACGCCCATCGAGGTGACCGTCACCGACAGCCTCGACGGCCCGGCGGTGACCATGAGCGCGCCCGCCACGGTGAACGAAGGGGACAGCGCGGACATCACGCTGGCGTTCTCGAAGGCCGTGCAGGGAGAAGACGTCACCGTCACCATGAAGGTGGACATCGATGCGCTGGAACCGGACGCCACCGATCCTTCCGTCCACAGCGCCACGGTGACCATCAACGGCAGCCCGCAGGTCGTTGCCATCGCAGCCGATGGCACGCTTTCCTTCACCGTGCCCGTGGGTACCCCCGCGGGGAACGTGACGGTCAGCTTCCCCACGGCGGACACCACCGGCGCCGTGGGCGACAACGCGTCCCTTTCGGTGGAACTGGTTTCCGTCACGGGCGGCGAGGCCAGCGTGGGCGGCGCGCCCGCCATGACCGGCACCTATGTGGAGGAAGGCACCGGCTACGTGACCTACGCCGTGGCCGCCAACGCCGCCACCACCTCCACGTCCACGGTCACCTACACCCTGAACGGCGTGGCCGCTGCCACCGATGTATCATCCATCAAGGTGGGCAACGCCACCATCAGCACCATCGCCATCGGCGGCGGCGCCGTGACCGGCTTCACGCTCGGCGGCGTCACCTACACCGCGGACGGCGCGGGCGGCTTCGTCGACGGCCTTGGCAACGCAGCCCCCCTGTCGCTGTCGCTTTCGGGCGGCAAGCTGGCCATCAGCATGGCGCAAGGGGCTGGCACCATTGGCGCCACCATAACCGTTACCTTTGCGGACAACGCCAACAGCACCGCCAACCGCGCCAATGCCACGGTCAGCGGGGCCATCGTGCTGGGGGCGGCGGTGGTGGAAATCACGGACACCACGCAACCCATCGTGGCCGAAGACCTGCACCTCGTGGTGCTGGGCGATGCCGCCTCCGGCGTCACCCTGCCGGATAGCGTTCTGCTGAGCGCCGCCACGGACCCCAGCGCGCATGCCGAAGGCATGGTGTTCGGCATTGCCGGAGGGCTCGGGGTCACGGACGACGGCAGCGGCAATCTCACCCTGTCGGGGCTGGTCGACGGCAGCCACCAGTACACCTACACCGCCGCCGACGCTGGCGACGCCAACGACACGAATGACGCGACGCTGCACGTCACCGTGCAGGCCACGGTGACGGACGGGGATGGTGCGCCTTTGGGGCACGACTACGACGGTTCGTCCGTCACCCATGCGCAGGTGGTGGTGGGGTCCGGCCAGGGCGACACCATCACCGGCGGCGGCGGCAATGACCATCTCTACGGCGGCGCGGGCGACGACCACCTTTACGGCGGGGCCGGAAACGACGTGCTGCACGGCGGCGATGGTAATGACGTGCTGCACGGCGGCGACGGCAACGACTACCTCGATGGCGGCGCAGGGGTGAACACCCTGTACGGCGGCGCGGGCGATGACACCCTGGTGCTGCGCGACACCGGCGGCAGCACGGGCGTGGCGGACGGCCACCTCGACAGCCACGACTTCGCCGGGCTGCACGGCGGTGACGGCTACGACACCCTGCTGGTGCAGGGCGATGACGTGACCCTGGACTTCAGCCGCATCACGGCGGGCACGGTCACCGGCATCGAGGGCATCGACCTTACCGCCCACGGCGCGCAGCACGTCATCCTCAGCCTGGACGACCTGGCCTCCAGCGACACAGGTTCACTGGCGGTGGTGTTCGGCGAGGCCCCGGCACTTTCCGGCAGCACGGCGGCCAGTTCGGAACACGCGGCCGACGGCTCGGTTACCTTCACGGCGGCGGGGGGCGATTCGGTGACCCTTACCGGCCTTACCTCCACCCAGATCGCCAGCATCGGCGACCTGACCGATACCCATGACCACCAGTTGCTCATCCACCAGGTGGTCAGCTCCACGTCGGGCGGGTAG